Proteins encoded within one genomic window of Polyangium spumosum:
- a CDS encoding VWA-like domain-containing protein, with protein MVDPVRAFLDDFVQTSDFARRYPYYAAVLAKMTPVADPSVKRMAVSLHEGRFFLHVNVDSFLREPQWLRGVLLHEVHHVVLGHLSHPKFAEPTEPELLELALEMSANEFIEEPLPDPITWQKYTAFGIRAGQSSLERYEKLLEAARAGRFTAKHAPGGESVDEHRLLRRAAGAPGAVEQARMLVARAVDAAGDVGPEGPPERRLLAGKEPGRLLAELDGVLGPPECFVDWKTALRMFTSRRRTPVGTFARPSRRFPSRIGEVPGRAWSPRAMTKPRVLVTIDTSMSMTDAELAEISKQLAELAEEARITVVECDCEIQRVYPFAGKLADVQGRGGTDLRKVFAESFWRAHVPDGIVYFTDGEGPFPEEPPPVPTLWILTKPGDFACPWGERARLERRRAR; from the coding sequence GTGGTCGATCCCGTCCGCGCCTTCCTCGACGATTTCGTGCAGACGAGCGATTTCGCGCGGCGGTACCCGTATTACGCGGCCGTGCTCGCGAAGATGACGCCCGTCGCCGATCCATCGGTGAAGCGGATGGCCGTCTCGCTGCACGAGGGGCGGTTCTTCCTGCACGTGAACGTGGACTCGTTCCTGCGCGAGCCGCAATGGCTGCGCGGCGTGCTCCTGCACGAGGTGCACCACGTGGTGCTCGGCCACCTCTCGCACCCCAAATTCGCGGAGCCGACCGAGCCGGAGCTGCTCGAGCTCGCCCTCGAGATGAGCGCAAACGAGTTCATCGAGGAGCCCTTGCCCGACCCGATCACGTGGCAGAAATACACGGCGTTCGGGATCCGCGCAGGGCAAAGCAGCCTGGAGCGCTACGAGAAGCTGCTCGAAGCGGCGCGGGCCGGGCGATTCACGGCCAAACACGCGCCGGGCGGCGAGAGCGTCGACGAGCACAGGCTGCTGCGGCGCGCGGCGGGGGCGCCCGGCGCGGTGGAGCAAGCCCGGATGCTCGTGGCGCGCGCCGTGGACGCCGCCGGAGACGTCGGGCCGGAGGGGCCACCCGAGCGCAGGCTGCTCGCAGGAAAGGAGCCGGGCCGGCTGCTCGCGGAGCTCGACGGCGTGCTCGGCCCGCCCGAATGTTTCGTCGACTGGAAGACGGCGCTGCGGATGTTCACGTCGCGGAGGCGCACGCCCGTGGGCACGTTCGCGCGCCCGAGCCGGCGTTTCCCCTCGCGAATCGGCGAGGTGCCGGGGCGCGCGTGGTCGCCGCGGGCCATGACGAAGCCGCGGGTGCTCGTGACGATCGATACGTCGATGAGCATGACGGACGCCGAGCTCGCGGAGATCTCGAAGCAGCTCGCAGAGCTCGCGGAGGAGGCGCGGATCACGGTGGTCGAATGCGACTGCGAGATCCAGCGCGTCTACCCGTTCGCGGGCAAGCTCGCGGACGTGCAGGGGCGCGGCGGTACGGATCTGCGGAAGGTGTTCGCCGAGAGCTTCTGGCGGGCGCACGTGCCCGACGGAATCGTGTATTTCACGGACGGCGAGGGCCCGTTCCCCGAGGAGCCGCCGCCCGTGCCGACGCTCTGGATCCTCACGAAGCCGGGCGATTTCGCGTGCCCCTGGGGCGAACGCGCGCGCCTCGAGCGGCGCCGCGCGCGCTAG
- a CDS encoding AAA family ATPase, which yields MFPVAKSPPTPVLESRTAHIPVGPRLEAVLELAYRARRPVLLEGPTGIGKSEIVKKLAHRLGIAHVVLDLSLLEPPDLVGLPVIQDGRTRYAVPDILPQDGAGILMLEELNRAERYIQQPALQLLGARRLHGYELPAGWACFAAVNPESEGYHVTPLDKALRARFLSLPVRADRPSWLAWAQVNDVHPGIITIAQAHERVLDDVPPRTWTYVSHLLKTLRPDEIENVGLLRDALSGYLPSSWIELVVSSRGVWSSRLPFDVRALLADYDHRSELSRTVRGFTESGQTDRIDEITTRLVRLLEGPEAGVLAAERQITLASFEALLADLPGDQRDKLVEALGRNPTTTSLVDVRPEELCERYANSPAQRKLKTWAADPFKQHRVGLAVTALSSHLERQTKLAEVKRSNVVRASLGVLLAELPERWALDLVATCKRLGITPIRPG from the coding sequence ATGTTTCCCGTGGCCAAGTCTCCCCCCACTCCCGTCCTGGAAAGCCGCACCGCGCACATCCCCGTCGGCCCTCGCCTCGAGGCCGTGCTCGAGCTCGCCTATCGAGCGCGCCGCCCCGTGTTGCTCGAAGGTCCGACCGGGATCGGCAAGAGCGAGATCGTCAAGAAGCTCGCCCATCGGCTCGGTATCGCCCACGTGGTGCTCGACCTGTCGCTGCTCGAGCCGCCGGACCTCGTGGGCCTGCCCGTCATTCAAGACGGCCGCACGCGGTACGCCGTGCCCGACATCCTGCCGCAGGACGGCGCAGGCATCCTCATGCTCGAGGAGCTGAACCGCGCCGAGCGATACATCCAGCAGCCGGCCCTGCAGCTCCTCGGCGCGCGCCGGCTGCACGGATACGAGCTGCCGGCGGGCTGGGCCTGCTTCGCCGCCGTCAACCCCGAGAGCGAGGGGTATCACGTCACGCCCCTCGACAAGGCGCTAAGGGCCCGCTTTTTGAGCCTGCCCGTGCGCGCCGACCGGCCGAGCTGGCTCGCGTGGGCGCAGGTGAACGACGTGCACCCGGGGATCATCACGATCGCCCAGGCGCACGAGCGCGTGCTCGACGACGTGCCCCCGCGGACGTGGACGTACGTCTCGCACCTGCTGAAGACGCTCAGGCCCGACGAAATCGAGAACGTGGGCCTCTTGCGCGACGCGCTCTCGGGGTATTTGCCCTCGTCGTGGATCGAGCTCGTCGTCTCGAGCCGCGGCGTATGGTCGAGCCGCCTGCCCTTCGACGTGCGCGCGCTGCTCGCCGACTACGATCACCGCTCGGAGCTCTCGCGCACGGTGCGAGGTTTCACCGAGTCGGGGCAGACCGATCGTATCGACGAGATCACGACGCGCCTCGTGCGCCTGCTCGAAGGGCCCGAGGCCGGCGTGCTCGCGGCCGAGCGGCAAATCACGCTCGCCTCGTTCGAGGCCTTGCTCGCGGATCTGCCCGGGGATCAACGCGACAAACTCGTGGAGGCGCTCGGGCGCAACCCCACGACGACCTCGCTCGTCGACGTGCGCCCCGAGGAGCTCTGCGAGCGATACGCGAACAGCCCCGCGCAGCGGAAACTGAAGACGTGGGCCGCCGATCCCTTCAAGCAGCACCGCGTGGGGCTCGCGGTGACGGCGCTCTCGTCGCACCTCGAACGGCAAACGAAGCTCGCGGAGGTGAAGCGCAGCAACGTGGTGCGCGCGAGCCTCGGCGTGCTCCTCGCCGAGCTGCCCGAGCGCTGGGCGCTCGATCTCGTGGCGACGTGCAAGCGCCTCGGCATCACCCCCATCCGCCCCGGTTGA
- a CDS encoding carotenoid oxygenase family protein has protein sequence MTMSLTSSAESPATPPYLSGNYAPVDHEITAHDLPVVGEVPRDLAGVFVRNGSNPRFRQKGRYHWFDGDGMIHALRFEDGRASYANRWVRTWAFQEEEKAGASLWTGVTERPDFTNPRGAFKDTSNTDLCFHGGRLYSLWWLGGAAYVVNPISLETSGTETFGGKMPTISAHPKVDMVTGELMLFDYKPFPPYLTYAVVSPGGELVHKTEIDLPGPRLQHDLAITERFTLFFDMSMQWDPKLLEVGKTRVTYLRDRPARIGVLPRHAPGSAIRWFETEPFYMYHTINAWEEGDRIVLVGCKIDAPVAFDPQNPAREVPTIGFLRLEPNLYRWELDTKTGSVKETRLDDVLTEFPRMDNRALGRKTRYSYNPRIPASAPTLLFDGVVKYDYEAGTSAAHSYPAGRFGSEVVFAPRVGASGEDDGYLVSFVVCEATGESEVYVLDAKDVTRAPLARVKLPQRVPTGYHAWWIPAEQIPATA, from the coding sequence ATGACGATGTCTTTGACTTCGAGCGCAGAGAGCCCCGCGACGCCGCCGTATCTTTCCGGCAACTACGCGCCGGTCGATCACGAGATCACGGCGCATGATCTCCCCGTCGTCGGTGAGGTCCCGCGTGACCTCGCGGGCGTGTTCGTGCGCAACGGCTCGAACCCGCGGTTCCGGCAGAAGGGCCGTTATCACTGGTTCGACGGTGACGGCATGATCCACGCGCTCCGGTTCGAGGACGGCCGCGCGAGTTATGCGAATCGGTGGGTGCGCACGTGGGCGTTCCAGGAGGAGGAGAAGGCCGGCGCGTCCCTCTGGACGGGCGTGACGGAGCGGCCGGATTTCACGAATCCGCGTGGCGCCTTCAAGGACACCTCGAATACCGATCTCTGCTTCCACGGGGGCCGGCTCTATTCGCTCTGGTGGCTCGGCGGCGCGGCGTACGTCGTCAATCCGATCTCGCTCGAGACCTCGGGCACCGAGACGTTCGGCGGCAAGATGCCCACGATCTCGGCGCACCCCAAGGTCGACATGGTCACGGGCGAGCTCATGCTCTTCGATTACAAGCCCTTCCCGCCGTACCTCACGTACGCCGTCGTCTCGCCCGGGGGCGAGCTCGTGCACAAGACCGAGATCGACCTGCCCGGCCCGCGGCTCCAGCACGACCTCGCGATCACCGAGCGCTTCACGCTCTTCTTCGACATGTCGATGCAATGGGATCCGAAGCTGCTCGAGGTGGGCAAGACGCGCGTCACGTACCTCCGGGACCGGCCCGCGCGTATCGGCGTCCTGCCGCGCCACGCGCCGGGCTCGGCCATTCGCTGGTTCGAGACCGAGCCGTTTTACATGTACCACACCATCAATGCGTGGGAGGAGGGGGACCGCATCGTGCTCGTCGGCTGCAAGATCGACGCGCCCGTCGCCTTTGACCCGCAGAACCCCGCGCGCGAGGTGCCCACGATCGGGTTCTTGCGGCTCGAGCCGAACCTCTATCGCTGGGAGCTCGACACGAAGACGGGGAGCGTGAAGGAGACGCGCCTCGACGACGTGCTCACCGAGTTCCCCCGCATGGACAACCGCGCCCTCGGCCGCAAGACGCGGTACAGCTACAACCCGCGTATCCCGGCGTCGGCGCCGACGCTGCTCTTCGACGGCGTGGTCAAGTACGATTACGAGGCGGGGACGAGCGCGGCCCATTCGTATCCCGCGGGCCGCTTCGGAAGCGAGGTCGTGTTCGCGCCGCGCGTGGGCGCGTCGGGCGAGGACGACGGGTATCTCGTGTCGTTCGTCGTCTGCGAGGCGACCGGCGAGAGCGAGGTCTACGTGCTCGACGCGAAGGACGTCACGCGGGCGCCCCTCGCCCGGGTGAAGCTCCCGCAACGCGTGCCCACCGGATACCACGCGTGGTGGATACCGGCGGAGCAGATCCCCGCCACGGCGTAG
- a CDS encoding acetyl-CoA acetyltransferase, whose translation MTASPRVAPRERSLPPVFVLGGDQTDFARNVTREGKGLFDLLGEAAVCALEYTGVPARDIDVGHVGSFLPELYTGQSHLGGLLAEVHPDLAGIPVTRHEAACASGGVAVLAAMADLQAGRYDVALVAGVELMRVLPGFESQQKLGAAAWVPRETEGIAYPWPELFSHVAEEYERRHGLRREHLAALARNNYDNARRNPRAQTRKWTLPEGALGEDDKENPVIAGRTRRYDASPVTDGSACVVLASADYAAGWAQRRGVPVAGLARIEGYGHRTARMGMKDKLTASRGEPYVFPHVRGAVLDAFSRARIEGPSALSAVELHDCFTISHYMGIDHLGLAPPGEPFRVIEDGTVLRGGKLPVNPGGGLMGIGHPVGATGVRMLLDAQKQVTGEAGENQVPGARRVATLNIGGSATTAVVLVVGRADS comes from the coding sequence ATGACCGCATCCCCCCGCGTCGCGCCGCGTGAACGCTCGCTCCCCCCGGTCTTCGTCCTCGGCGGCGACCAGACGGATTTCGCCAGAAATGTCACCCGCGAGGGCAAAGGGCTCTTCGACCTCCTCGGCGAGGCTGCGGTCTGCGCCCTCGAATACACGGGCGTCCCGGCGCGCGATATCGACGTGGGGCACGTGGGCAGCTTCCTCCCCGAGCTCTATACGGGCCAGAGCCACCTCGGCGGCCTGCTCGCCGAGGTGCACCCGGACCTCGCCGGTATCCCCGTCACGCGGCACGAGGCCGCCTGCGCCTCGGGCGGCGTCGCCGTGCTCGCGGCGATGGCCGATCTCCAGGCGGGGCGATACGACGTCGCCCTCGTCGCGGGCGTGGAGCTCATGCGCGTGTTGCCCGGCTTCGAGTCGCAGCAGAAGCTCGGCGCCGCCGCGTGGGTGCCGCGCGAGACGGAGGGCATCGCTTATCCATGGCCGGAGCTCTTCAGCCACGTGGCCGAGGAATACGAGCGGCGTCACGGCCTCCGGCGCGAGCACCTCGCCGCGCTCGCGCGGAACAACTATGACAATGCGCGGAGGAACCCGCGCGCGCAGACCCGCAAATGGACGTTGCCCGAGGGCGCGCTCGGCGAGGACGACAAGGAAAACCCGGTGATCGCAGGCCGCACGCGCCGCTACGACGCGAGCCCCGTGACCGACGGATCCGCCTGCGTGGTCCTCGCCTCGGCGGACTACGCGGCCGGCTGGGCGCAGCGGCGCGGCGTGCCCGTCGCGGGCCTCGCGCGGATCGAGGGGTACGGCCATCGGACGGCGCGAATGGGCATGAAGGACAAACTCACGGCGAGCCGGGGCGAGCCGTACGTGTTCCCGCACGTCCGCGGCGCGGTGCTCGACGCCTTCTCGCGGGCGAGGATCGAGGGGCCGAGCGCGCTCTCCGCCGTCGAGCTCCACGATTGTTTCACGATCTCCCATTACATGGGCATCGACCACCTCGGCCTGGCCCCGCCGGGCGAGCCGTTCCGGGTCATCGAGGACGGCACGGTCCTCCGCGGCGGGAAGCTGCCCGTGAACCCCGGCGGCGGGCTCATGGGAATCGGCCACCCGGTGGGCGCGACGGGGGTGCGGATGCTGCTCGACGCGCAAAAACAAGTGACGGGCGAGGCGGGAGAGAACCAGGTGCCAGGGGCGAGGCGGGTCGCGACGCTGAACATCGGCGGGAGCGCGACGACGGCGGTGGTGCTCGTCGTGGGCCGAGCCGATTCCTGA
- a CDS encoding sigma 54-interacting transcriptional regulator: protein MPRAFTRPVPARLGMVYAANAMNDAPESTLSSTEEPKEIGDTHHRPHLFLVLEAHHPLACPARFSLAKIDELDIGRGSARQIESTTAPGARRLAIRVDDRRMSSTHARLGKLLQRWVLDDLGSKNGTLVDNVRTTRAELEDGDLIELGQTFFLYREALPCDPDDPPVLDRTALRPPAPGLATVLPELHRAFERLVPIARSTVSVILQGETGTGKEVMARAFHGLSGRTGDFVAVNCGALPKDLVEAELFGHKKGAFSGATEDRLGLVRSADRGTLFLDEIGDLPPPAQAALLRTLQEREVRPIGGARSVAVDLRVIAATHRPLEQMVATGVFRADLWNRLAGHKVELPPLRARREDLGLLIGALLARLPPEQAARIQIHPRAARAMLRHDWPGNVRELEKCLGTAVVLAGEQGHVELDHLPPAVQRALEGPDAALREELERLLRKHKGNITAVANEMGKARTQIQRWLKRHGIDAERFRR from the coding sequence ATGCCCCGCGCCTTTACAAGACCCGTGCCCGCGCGCCTCGGGATGGTGTATGCAGCAAACGCGATGAACGACGCTCCGGAGAGCACGCTCTCCTCCACCGAGGAGCCCAAGGAGATCGGCGACACCCACCATCGCCCCCACCTCTTCCTCGTCCTCGAAGCTCACCACCCGCTCGCATGCCCGGCGCGTTTCTCGCTCGCGAAGATCGACGAGCTCGACATCGGCCGCGGATCCGCCCGACAGATCGAATCGACGACCGCCCCGGGCGCCCGCCGCCTCGCGATTCGTGTCGATGATCGCCGCATGTCCTCGACCCACGCGCGCCTCGGCAAGCTGCTCCAGCGCTGGGTCCTCGACGACCTCGGATCCAAGAACGGCACGCTGGTCGACAACGTTCGAACGACACGCGCCGAGCTCGAAGACGGCGACCTGATCGAGCTCGGACAGACCTTTTTCCTCTACCGGGAGGCCCTCCCCTGCGACCCGGACGATCCTCCCGTCCTCGACCGGACCGCCCTGCGCCCGCCGGCCCCGGGCCTCGCCACCGTGCTCCCCGAGCTCCATCGCGCCTTCGAGAGGCTCGTTCCCATTGCGCGCTCGACCGTCTCGGTGATCCTCCAGGGGGAGACCGGCACCGGCAAGGAGGTGATGGCGCGCGCCTTCCACGGGCTCTCCGGGCGGACCGGCGATTTCGTCGCTGTCAATTGCGGCGCGCTCCCCAAGGATCTCGTCGAGGCCGAGCTCTTCGGCCACAAGAAGGGCGCTTTTTCGGGCGCGACGGAGGACCGCCTCGGCCTCGTCCGCAGCGCCGATCGTGGCACGTTGTTCCTCGATGAAATCGGCGACCTTCCGCCCCCGGCGCAGGCGGCCTTGCTGCGGACCCTGCAGGAGCGCGAGGTCCGCCCCATCGGCGGCGCGCGCTCGGTCGCCGTCGATCTCCGGGTGATCGCGGCGACGCATCGGCCCCTGGAGCAGATGGTCGCCACGGGCGTGTTCCGCGCGGACCTCTGGAACCGCCTGGCCGGCCACAAGGTCGAGCTCCCTCCGCTCCGCGCGCGCCGCGAGGATCTCGGCCTGCTCATCGGCGCGCTCCTCGCCCGCCTCCCCCCGGAGCAGGCCGCGCGGATCCAGATCCACCCCCGCGCGGCGCGGGCGATGCTCCGCCATGATTGGCCGGGCAACGTGCGGGAGCTGGAGAAATGCCTCGGGACGGCGGTCGTGCTCGCCGGAGAACAAGGGCACGTGGAGCTCGATCACCTCCCCCCGGCGGTGCAACGCGCGCTCGAAGGGCCGGACGCCGCGCTGCGAGAGGAGCTCGAGAGGCTGCTCCGCAAGCACAAGGGGAACATCACCGCCGTGGCGAACGAGATGGGCAAGGCGCGGACGCAGATCCAGCGCTGGCTGAAGCGTCACGGCATCGACGCCGAGCGCTTCCGGCGATGA
- a CDS encoding serine/threonine-protein kinase yields MSFEVVEGATFAGRYRLLCRLAAGAMGAVYEARHLGTDRRCALKVMLSHIIERPELRRRFELEARVTARVESPYLVEVFDAGVDDATGAPFLVMELLRGEELGRCLQRVGRFSPEEALSCLQQTALALDATHRAGIVHRDLKPANLFLSVREDGERRIKILDFGVAKIIAESTAGGGATQTVGTPLYMAPEQFRGQRVSAATDIHALGMMAYTFLVGEAYWADERKEDDNLVAFALSAAYGPVEPASARAARNRNGVLLPAGFDAWFAKATAVDPDRRFPTATAAVRALGDVLGIVEMDHLPLPRPAFDDAAPPPAESAAAAPKACAAEDEGSPSIPGRTESLPPEDATATHSTFDLGASTSMAEGGPASPGESPPQRASPAPVRSRKQGIALLVIAGGILVAIGGASVIDRRAPAQAGPPAVAPAAPPTSVLACPPFDVAGVDAPAGWLGAAAASLFCERARILRGGSSGQTLLPAELLALPAQPVDRFPEDPYAAADARARAVEEARRRASAYVDGEVVREGAGFRITVTLRRPDGTEMDRSAGAGRALHEAVRRVMNPLAERGALPVSSALDPAFADYSRARDVDGALALFDLSAAMSNNAGGLPDECARVAAKSADLAEMGPAEARHCAYTLGLPLPRVALPPRGPLASPGELAARARVEHVALRVDDPATIAELERHFARELAPLGRSTLAATLSCLLQSSDPKRAADMALLAVQAEPRNPIGEGCAPWLQLLSVVYGTASADATLRAMQAWVPWNSYGWLFQAKRPGDEATTLGYARRAYTLSPLDTSVAGTLADKLLASGAREEARGIALALATGGHPVHRVGSDLLLVRIEASEARFGAALARARRAMLVSPDDAGWLRVQRFDIGWRALQIALVLGRAREMADFLVGHFLDPEPPPLDGAYLDVPLRLPAICAHASPAVSRRCFARIRELRPRLSYSALPDADAFTDGAERHANGDFAGAARAFRPLLRTPGPFVEVLAEPMVETFERMGENELVARLEAAIADRSSELNGASLARVRAARRAARRGENDRARQLAQQVLDAWSVADETVPVVAEMRRLVEAQAR; encoded by the coding sequence ATGTCCTTCGAGGTGGTGGAAGGAGCAACCTTCGCCGGTCGTTACCGGCTGCTCTGCCGCCTCGCTGCGGGCGCCATGGGCGCGGTGTACGAGGCTCGCCACCTCGGCACGGATCGCCGGTGCGCGCTCAAGGTGATGCTCTCCCACATCATCGAGCGCCCCGAGCTGCGGCGGCGGTTCGAGCTCGAGGCGCGGGTGACGGCGCGCGTCGAGAGCCCGTACCTCGTGGAGGTCTTCGACGCGGGGGTCGACGACGCGACCGGCGCGCCGTTCCTCGTCATGGAGCTGCTCCGCGGCGAGGAGCTCGGACGATGTCTCCAGCGCGTGGGGCGATTCTCGCCCGAGGAGGCCCTTTCGTGCCTCCAGCAGACGGCGCTCGCGCTCGACGCGACGCACCGGGCGGGCATCGTTCATCGCGACCTCAAGCCCGCGAATCTCTTCCTCAGCGTGCGCGAGGATGGCGAGCGGCGCATCAAGATCCTCGATTTCGGCGTGGCAAAGATCATCGCCGAGAGCACCGCCGGTGGAGGCGCGACCCAGACCGTCGGGACGCCGCTCTACATGGCGCCCGAGCAATTCCGTGGCCAGCGCGTCTCGGCGGCGACGGACATCCACGCGCTCGGGATGATGGCCTATACGTTCCTCGTCGGCGAAGCGTACTGGGCCGATGAGAGGAAAGAGGACGACAACCTCGTCGCCTTCGCGCTCAGCGCGGCGTACGGTCCGGTCGAGCCGGCGAGCGCGCGCGCGGCCAGGAACAGGAACGGCGTCCTTTTGCCCGCGGGCTTCGATGCCTGGTTCGCCAAGGCGACCGCCGTCGATCCGGACCGGCGGTTCCCCACGGCGACCGCGGCGGTGCGCGCGCTCGGCGACGTGCTCGGCATCGTCGAGATGGATCACCTCCCCCTGCCCCGCCCTGCATTCGACGACGCGGCGCCGCCGCCGGCGGAGAGCGCTGCGGCCGCGCCGAAAGCCTGCGCGGCCGAGGACGAGGGCTCGCCATCGATCCCCGGACGAACCGAATCCTTGCCGCCCGAGGACGCGACGGCCACGCATTCGACGTTCGATCTCGGCGCGTCCACGTCCATGGCCGAGGGCGGGCCGGCGTCCCCCGGGGAATCGCCCCCGCAGAGGGCATCACCTGCGCCCGTCCGATCACGAAAGCAGGGTATCGCGCTGCTCGTGATCGCCGGCGGCATTCTCGTCGCGATCGGCGGCGCGTCCGTCATCGATCGGCGCGCGCCCGCGCAGGCCGGCCCCCCTGCTGTCGCGCCCGCGGCACCTCCGACCTCCGTGCTGGCGTGCCCGCCCTTCGACGTAGCGGGCGTCGACGCGCCGGCAGGATGGCTCGGCGCCGCGGCGGCGTCTCTCTTCTGCGAACGAGCGCGTATCCTGCGCGGCGGTTCTTCTGGCCAGACGCTCCTCCCCGCCGAGCTCCTCGCCCTCCCGGCGCAGCCCGTGGACCGGTTCCCCGAGGATCCCTACGCCGCCGCCGACGCGCGCGCGAGGGCGGTCGAGGAGGCCCGCCGGCGGGCATCCGCCTACGTCGACGGAGAGGTCGTCCGCGAGGGCGCGGGCTTCCGGATCACCGTCACCCTCCGTCGGCCCGACGGGACCGAAATGGACCGCTCCGCGGGCGCCGGCCGTGCGCTCCACGAAGCCGTGCGGCGCGTGATGAATCCTCTCGCCGAGCGGGGCGCGCTCCCGGTCTCGTCCGCCCTCGATCCCGCATTCGCGGACTACTCGCGCGCTCGTGACGTCGACGGGGCCCTCGCGCTCTTCGACCTCTCCGCGGCCATGAGCAACAATGCGGGCGGGCTCCCGGACGAATGCGCCCGCGTCGCGGCGAAAAGCGCCGACCTCGCGGAGATGGGTCCCGCCGAGGCTCGCCATTGCGCCTACACGCTCGGCCTCCCGCTCCCGCGCGTGGCGCTGCCTCCGCGCGGCCCCCTCGCCTCGCCGGGCGAGCTCGCCGCGCGCGCGCGCGTCGAGCACGTCGCGCTTCGCGTCGACGATCCGGCCACGATCGCCGAGCTCGAGCGGCATTTCGCGCGCGAGCTCGCGCCGCTCGGGCGCTCGACGCTCGCGGCGACGCTCTCCTGCCTGCTTCAATCGTCCGACCCGAAGCGCGCCGCCGACATGGCGCTGCTCGCGGTCCAGGCGGAGCCGAGAAACCCGATCGGCGAGGGGTGCGCGCCCTGGCTCCAGCTCCTCTCGGTGGTCTATGGAACCGCGAGCGCGGACGCGACGTTGCGGGCGATGCAGGCGTGGGTGCCCTGGAACAGCTACGGCTGGTTGTTCCAGGCGAAGAGGCCGGGCGATGAGGCCACCACGCTCGGGTATGCGCGACGCGCCTATACCCTTTCCCCCCTCGACACGTCCGTGGCGGGCACGCTCGCGGACAAATTGCTCGCCTCGGGCGCGCGGGAGGAGGCGCGCGGCATTGCGCTCGCGCTCGCGACCGGGGGTCATCCCGTCCACCGCGTGGGCAGCGATTTGCTCCTCGTGCGTATCGAGGCGAGCGAGGCGCGCTTCGGCGCGGCCCTCGCGCGCGCGAGGCGAGCCATGCTCGTCTCCCCGGACGACGCTGGATGGCTACGCGTGCAGCGCTTCGACATCGGCTGGCGCGCCCTCCAGATCGCGCTCGTCCTCGGCCGCGCGCGGGAGATGGCCGATTTCCTCGTGGGACATTTCCTCGATCCCGAACCTCCGCCGCTCGACGGCGCGTACCTCGATGTCCCGCTCCGGCTCCCGGCCATTTGCGCGCACGCCTCGCCTGCCGTGTCTCGCCGCTGCTTTGCCCGGATCCGTGAGCTCCGGCCGCGCCTCTCGTACAGCGCCCTCCCGGACGCGGACGCCTTCACCGACGGGGCGGAGCGTCACGCGAACGGCGACTTCGCCGGCGCCGCCCGCGCCTTCCGGCCCTTGCTCCGGACGCCGGGCCCGTTCGTCGAGGTGCTCGCGGAGCCGATGGTGGAGACGTTCGAGCGAATGGGCGAGAATGAGCTCGTCGCCCGCCTGGAGGCGGCGATCGCCGATCGTTCGTCGGAGCTCAACGGCGCGAGCCTCGCGCGGGTGCGCGCCGCGCGCCGCGCGGCCCGGCGAGGGGAAAACGACCGGGCGCGGCAGCTCGCGCAGCAGGTCCTCGACGCGTGGTCGGTCGCGGACGAGACCGTGCCCGTGGTGGCGGAGATGCGCCGGCTCGTCGAGGCGCAGGCGCGGTGA
- a CDS encoding peptidoglycan-binding protein, with translation MYPTLRLSAGYADKSPHLRDEVKVLQRALVGWGFDVKPDGQFGPGTERAVRSFQRRQGLVPDDGIVGPKTWAALMQKKSTPVGTSVRDTPIITGSECFPLSKLPTSNWTSPPRSFGSRRSGGARAHAGCDLYASLGTWVHAIADGEVILGPYPFYCETYALEVHHGSFVIRYGEIQKFTTVKQGDKVKAGQRIAKVGHLVGIKVPSDMLHLEMYKGDVSGPLTQRSGGAKTESGASYQRRADLMDPTAHLHRWSSNLPHD, from the coding sequence ATGTACCCGACGCTCCGGCTCTCGGCAGGTTACGCCGACAAGTCCCCGCACCTGCGGGACGAGGTGAAGGTCCTCCAGCGCGCGCTCGTGGGCTGGGGGTTCGACGTGAAGCCCGACGGCCAGTTCGGCCCCGGCACGGAGAGGGCCGTGCGGAGCTTTCAGCGGCGCCAGGGGCTCGTCCCCGACGACGGCATCGTCGGACCGAAGACGTGGGCGGCGCTGATGCAGAAAAAGAGCACGCCCGTCGGCACGTCGGTGCGCGACACGCCCATCATCACGGGCAGCGAGTGTTTTCCCTTGAGCAAGCTGCCCACGTCGAACTGGACGAGCCCGCCGCGATCGTTCGGCTCACGCAGGAGCGGCGGCGCGCGCGCGCACGCCGGCTGTGACCTCTACGCCTCGCTCGGCACGTGGGTGCACGCCATCGCCGACGGCGAGGTGATCCTCGGGCCGTATCCGTTCTACTGCGAGACGTACGCGCTCGAGGTGCACCACGGCTCGTTCGTCATCCGGTACGGCGAGATCCAGAAGTTCACGACCGTGAAGCAAGGTGACAAGGTCAAGGCGGGGCAACGCATCGCCAAGGTCGGCCACCTCGTGGGCATCAAGGTCCCGAGCGACATGCTCCACCTCGAGATGTACAAGGGCGACGTCTCCGGCCCCCTCACGCAACGCTCGGGCGGGGCGAAGACGGAGAGCGGCGCGTCCTACCAGCGCCGCGCGGACCTCATGGATCCGACCGCGCACCTGCACCGCTGGTCGAGCAATTTGCCGCACGATTGA